In the Kribbella sp. NBC_00482 genome, one interval contains:
- a CDS encoding DUF6177 family protein: protein MPNALTFSPGVDLITEKVAVVMQDRPVVGMSAWLSDAVASAETAGRAVQLVTPRTSRITWPVRSTLFGTPFSKWVVTGDDGEYFDGLNGVRLKWNGDLFVARSPAVQGEQNADVHPDFVVQEQPFGQLQLTVRVRHKPVASIVLGRVADRLFTAASGAGPAGWSTSEPVTQPWSTEALTEYCRGRAPQPTWLVLAGAPGSEVRPSVGTLATRRTRSGLDETVTLAVAQPGPELPDVHRIGAWVDEIADHFELVSAMAVGSYGAADGTYAPRFLGMACPIGVAAGNEAVRASGLEKMLKIEGISRALAIGPAHTPAVWYPIGDGRSPRDWQTYANLMKKLIPGAERGRT from the coding sequence ATGCCGAACGCACTGACCTTCAGTCCTGGCGTCGACCTGATCACCGAGAAGGTCGCCGTCGTCATGCAGGATCGCCCGGTGGTCGGCATGTCGGCCTGGCTCAGTGACGCGGTCGCGTCGGCCGAGACGGCCGGACGTGCGGTCCAGCTGGTCACGCCGCGGACTTCCCGGATCACCTGGCCGGTCCGGTCGACCCTGTTCGGTACTCCGTTCTCCAAGTGGGTCGTGACCGGCGACGACGGCGAGTACTTCGACGGGCTGAACGGCGTACGACTGAAGTGGAACGGGGACCTGTTCGTCGCTCGATCACCAGCGGTGCAAGGGGAGCAGAACGCGGATGTGCATCCTGACTTCGTCGTCCAGGAGCAGCCGTTCGGACAGCTCCAGCTGACTGTTCGGGTGCGGCACAAACCTGTTGCGAGCATCGTTCTGGGACGCGTTGCCGACCGGTTGTTCACCGCGGCCTCCGGGGCCGGGCCGGCCGGTTGGTCGACGTCCGAGCCTGTGACTCAGCCGTGGAGCACGGAGGCGCTGACCGAGTACTGCCGCGGCCGCGCTCCACAGCCGACCTGGCTGGTGTTGGCTGGTGCGCCCGGATCGGAAGTCAGGCCGTCGGTCGGCACCCTCGCGACCCGTCGTACCCGGTCCGGACTGGACGAGACCGTGACCCTGGCGGTCGCTCAGCCTGGACCCGAGCTCCCGGACGTCCACCGGATCGGCGCGTGGGTCGACGAGATCGCCGACCACTTCGAACTGGTGTCGGCGATGGCGGTGGGCTCGTACGGCGCGGCGGACGGGACGTACGCACCGCGGTTCCTCGGCATGGCCTGCCCGATCGGTGTCGCCGCCGGGAACGAGGCGGTCCGGGCGTCGGGCCTCGAGAAGATGCTGAAGATCGAGGGCATCAGCCGCGCCTTGGCGATCGGGCCCGCGCATACGCCGGCGGTCTGGTACCCGATCGGCGACGGGCGCAGCCCGCGCGACTGGCAGACCTACGCGAACCTGATGAAGAAGCTGATCCCTGGGGCCGAGCGAGGGCGGACATGA
- a CDS encoding Rieske (2Fe-2S) protein, translated as MSDDTMAPPTTPQQTTPAAKAADGLRDRRTVLRCAAMVALAGASAPILAACGGSDDAAGGGTTPSASGSSSAPSASSSASSSAPSSSAPASGGSVLGPVSDVPVGGGKVFTDAKVVVTQPTAGQYKGFSAVCTHQGNPIGSVENGQIVCPFHQSHFSITDGSPVSGPAQTALPAVNVKVEGGNIVESA; from the coding sequence ATGAGCGATGACACGATGGCACCACCCACCACCCCGCAGCAGACCACCCCGGCGGCGAAGGCTGCCGACGGTCTGCGCGACCGGAGGACGGTGCTCCGCTGCGCGGCGATGGTCGCGCTCGCGGGTGCCAGCGCACCGATCCTCGCGGCCTGCGGTGGCAGCGACGACGCCGCAGGCGGCGGTACGACGCCGTCCGCGAGCGGCTCGAGCTCGGCGCCGAGCGCCAGCAGCAGCGCGTCGTCGAGTGCTCCGTCGTCGAGTGCGCCCGCCAGTGGCGGCTCGGTGCTCGGCCCGGTGTCCGACGTACCGGTCGGCGGCGGGAAGGTGTTCACCGACGCGAAGGTCGTGGTGACGCAGCCGACCGCGGGTCAGTACAAGGGCTTCTCCGCGGTGTGCACGCACCAGGGCAACCCGATCGGCTCGGTGGAGAACGGCCAGATCGTCTGCCCGTTCCACCAGAGCCACTTCAGCATCACCGACGGCAGCCCGGTCAGCGGCCCGGCGCAGACGGCGCTCCCGGCCGTGAACGTGAAGGTCGAGGGCGGCAACATCGTCGAGTCGGCCTGA
- the eccCa gene encoding type VII secretion protein EccCa — translation MIEPAPSLGGAGGGGAGGSLQMLLPMVGSLGSVAMMTMGRSGPMVMVGVGLLGLTLVASLGGMLASRGKGGKDRKQQRTRYLEYLERMRTEFSEAERKARAQALELNPPPDALIDCVADVSRLWERRRTDSDFLQARCGTGRVPVVPAAVGHGGSAMEPPDQFMTAEAEALVRRFTLMPDMPLTVPLDHVGNVSIVGDREGVVRVARSLLVQTAVFHAPEDVAIAACFRPAALADWQWMSWLPHVVDQDRREGPVPFRRIAETPQELTRLLADDLGARVQWASESRRGSVAFEDRSRLTKRLLVLHDTYGDVAVEVRPQADDTLVSGELGVTVLHLVADRVQEPSSVTMRITVFGDEVRVEDLRGQYPMVAGGQVDRIGAAVAEGLARELASLRLSAESLEEDAHRGDVDFMALIGISDVAQLDFGRLWQPRPDRAFLRVPLGVDNHGAVVLVDLKESAQLGMGPHGLCIGATGSGKSEVLRTMVMALQATHSPEDLAFVLVDFKGGATFAPFEGVPHVAGIITNLRDDASLIERAYKSLEGEVLRRQQVLKDAGNIANITDYRLLRAQRPELDPLPHLFVIIDEFGELLNERPDFIDLFLSIGRIGRSIGVHLLLSSQRIEAGKLRGLETYLSYRLGLRTFSEEESRTVLDTTDAFHLPPLPGFGYLKVDTSVYQRFRAAYISGPYVADADETIEDEGTDARPMALPPYQVIADEMQAPVESKATERTTGPTELTLFVDQVRRAAEPVLKIWLPPLPAACTLDALAGRADYVDGRGLQLPASTPRMQPPVGVIDDPGNQRQEVFPLDLTRAGGHAAIVGGPQSGKTTALRTLVTSLAHTHTPQEVAIYALDLAGGGMQALEQLPHVGGVALRTDREKIRRTVEEIRAMIDHRERVFRNHAIDTMDALREEHAAGRIPELPTADVVLVIDNIGAIRTAFDELDGPVTDILQRGGNYGIHVVASMLRWNDVRMQSQSLFGTMLELRLNDASDSNIDRRLQEVLRKAGPGRMLVPGSKLFAQFALPRVDGVGSDEKLSEVLEAQALAVRSTWQGPRVPQVRILPLKLPRAEVADEVRQPAVLPIGVDERALAPVYLDLAGRDSNLVVFGDSGSGKTNLVRLIVQQLLERHTPDELVFAVMDPRRGLRDVVPQAYVGGYAPTGRVAAGLAAGVSEELAKRMPDDTGKIPEAGQGGPRIVVLADDYELLTTGGQSPMAAFLPYVASGRDIKLHFIVTRRAAGASRQMYEPFLSAVLESGAAGLVLSGERSEGQLFTGAYPGDYPPGRGLFVRRGDGPQLMHTALADAVTDNTISNAGGAI, via the coding sequence GTGATCGAACCTGCGCCGTCGCTCGGTGGTGCCGGTGGAGGCGGCGCCGGCGGTTCGCTGCAGATGTTGCTGCCGATGGTGGGCAGTCTCGGTTCCGTCGCGATGATGACGATGGGCCGATCGGGCCCGATGGTGATGGTCGGCGTCGGTCTGCTCGGGCTGACGCTGGTCGCGTCGCTCGGCGGCATGCTGGCGTCCCGTGGGAAGGGCGGCAAGGACCGCAAGCAGCAGCGGACCCGCTATCTCGAGTACCTCGAGCGGATGCGTACCGAGTTCTCGGAAGCGGAACGCAAGGCCCGCGCCCAGGCGCTCGAGCTGAACCCGCCGCCCGACGCACTGATCGACTGTGTCGCGGACGTGTCGCGGTTGTGGGAGCGGCGACGTACCGACAGCGACTTCCTGCAGGCTCGCTGCGGCACCGGCCGGGTGCCGGTGGTCCCGGCAGCGGTCGGGCACGGCGGATCCGCGATGGAGCCGCCGGACCAGTTCATGACGGCCGAGGCCGAGGCGTTGGTACGGCGGTTCACGCTGATGCCCGACATGCCGTTGACCGTGCCGCTGGACCACGTCGGCAATGTCAGCATCGTCGGCGACCGCGAGGGCGTCGTACGGGTGGCTCGCTCGCTGCTCGTGCAGACCGCCGTGTTCCACGCGCCCGAGGACGTCGCGATCGCGGCCTGCTTCCGGCCGGCCGCATTGGCGGACTGGCAGTGGATGAGCTGGCTGCCGCACGTCGTGGACCAAGATCGCAGGGAAGGTCCGGTGCCGTTTCGCAGGATCGCGGAGACGCCGCAGGAACTGACGAGGCTGCTCGCCGACGACCTCGGCGCGCGGGTTCAGTGGGCGTCCGAGTCGCGCCGTGGATCGGTGGCGTTCGAGGATCGGAGCCGGCTGACCAAGAGGTTGCTGGTGCTGCATGACACGTACGGCGACGTTGCTGTCGAGGTGCGCCCGCAGGCCGACGACACGCTGGTATCGGGAGAGCTCGGAGTCACTGTCCTGCACCTGGTCGCCGACCGGGTGCAGGAACCCAGTTCGGTGACGATGCGGATCACGGTCTTCGGCGACGAGGTGCGCGTGGAGGACCTGCGCGGGCAGTACCCGATGGTCGCCGGCGGGCAGGTGGATCGGATCGGGGCCGCGGTCGCGGAGGGTCTCGCCCGCGAGCTCGCGTCGTTGCGGCTGTCGGCGGAGTCGCTGGAGGAGGACGCGCACCGCGGCGACGTCGACTTCATGGCGCTGATCGGGATCAGCGACGTCGCCCAGCTGGACTTCGGCCGGTTGTGGCAGCCGCGTCCGGATCGAGCGTTCCTGCGGGTGCCGCTCGGCGTCGACAACCACGGCGCCGTCGTACTGGTCGACCTGAAGGAATCGGCTCAGCTCGGGATGGGCCCGCACGGCCTGTGCATCGGTGCGACCGGCTCCGGCAAGTCCGAAGTACTGCGGACGATGGTGATGGCGCTGCAGGCCACGCACTCTCCGGAGGATCTCGCGTTCGTGCTGGTCGACTTCAAGGGCGGCGCGACGTTCGCGCCGTTCGAGGGAGTGCCGCACGTGGCGGGCATCATCACGAACCTGCGCGACGACGCGAGCCTGATCGAGCGCGCGTACAAGAGCCTGGAAGGTGAGGTCCTGCGCCGTCAGCAGGTGCTGAAGGACGCCGGCAACATTGCCAACATCACCGACTACCGGCTGCTGCGAGCGCAGCGACCGGAACTGGATCCGCTGCCGCATCTGTTCGTCATCATCGACGAGTTCGGCGAGCTGCTCAACGAACGCCCGGACTTCATCGACCTGTTCCTCTCGATCGGCCGGATCGGCCGGTCGATCGGTGTCCACCTGCTGCTGTCCAGTCAGCGGATCGAAGCAGGCAAGCTGCGCGGGCTGGAGACGTACCTGTCCTATCGGCTCGGTCTGCGGACGTTCTCCGAGGAGGAGAGCCGGACGGTGCTGGACACGACCGACGCGTTCCATCTGCCGCCGCTGCCCGGATTCGGCTACCTCAAGGTCGATACGAGCGTCTACCAGCGCTTCCGGGCGGCGTACATCTCCGGGCCGTACGTCGCGGACGCCGACGAGACGATCGAGGACGAAGGGACGGACGCCCGTCCGATGGCGCTGCCGCCGTATCAGGTGATCGCGGACGAGATGCAGGCGCCGGTCGAATCGAAGGCGACCGAGCGTACGACGGGACCGACCGAGCTGACGCTCTTCGTCGATCAGGTACGCCGTGCGGCTGAGCCGGTGCTGAAGATCTGGCTGCCGCCGCTGCCGGCCGCCTGCACGCTGGATGCGCTGGCGGGCCGCGCTGACTATGTCGACGGGCGTGGTCTGCAACTGCCCGCGTCGACGCCGCGGATGCAGCCGCCGGTCGGAGTGATCGACGACCCGGGCAATCAGCGCCAGGAGGTGTTCCCGCTCGACCTGACCCGCGCCGGTGGACATGCCGCGATCGTCGGCGGTCCGCAGTCCGGGAAGACGACGGCGCTGCGGACGCTGGTCACCTCGCTGGCTCACACCCACACTCCGCAGGAGGTCGCGATCTATGCGCTCGACCTCGCGGGCGGCGGCATGCAGGCGCTCGAGCAACTGCCGCACGTCGGCGGCGTCGCGCTGCGCACCGACCGGGAGAAGATCCGGCGGACGGTCGAGGAGATCCGGGCCATGATCGACCACCGCGAGCGGGTGTTCCGCAACCACGCCATCGACACCATGGACGCGCTCCGCGAGGAGCACGCGGCCGGCCGGATCCCCGAGCTGCCGACTGCGGACGTCGTCCTGGTGATCGACAACATCGGTGCGATCCGGACCGCGTTCGACGAGCTGGACGGGCCGGTCACCGACATCCTGCAGCGGGGCGGCAACTACGGCATCCATGTGGTGGCGTCGATGCTGCGGTGGAACGACGTACGGATGCAGAGCCAGTCGCTGTTCGGCACCATGCTCGAGCTGCGGCTGAACGATGCGTCCGACTCGAACATCGACCGACGCCTGCAGGAGGTACTGCGGAAGGCCGGCCCGGGACGGATGCTGGTTCCGGGCAGCAAGCTGTTCGCCCAGTTCGCGTTGCCGCGGGTCGACGGCGTCGGGTCCGACGAGAAGTTGTCGGAGGTCCTTGAAGCCCAGGCGCTGGCGGTGCGGTCCACGTGGCAGGGACCGCGCGTTCCGCAGGTCCGGATCCTGCCGCTGAAGCTGCCGCGGGCCGAGGTCGCCGACGAGGTTCGGCAGCCGGCCGTGCTGCCGATCGGGGTGGACGAGCGGGCGCTGGCACCGGTGTACCTGGATCTGGCCGGCCGGGACAGCAACCTCGTCGTGTTCGGCGACAGCGGTTCGGGCAAGACCAACCTCGTACGGCTGATCGTGCAGCAGTTGCTCGAGCGGCACACGCCCGATGAGTTGGTGTTCGCGGTGATGGATCCGCGCCGCGGTCTGCGCGACGTCGTACCTCAGGCGTACGTCGGTGGCTATGCGCCGACCGGCCGGGTCGCCGCTGGGCTCGCGGCCGGCGTCTCCGAGGAGCTGGCGAAGCGGATGCCCGACGACACAGGCAAGATTCCGGAGGCCGGTCAGGGCGGGCCGCGGATCGTCGTACTGGCCGACGACTACGAACTGCTGACCACGGGCGGGCAGTCGCCGATGGCTGCGTTCCTTCCGTACGTCGCCTCCGGACGGGACATCAAGTTGCACTTCATCGTGACCCGGCGAGCCGCGGGCGCGTCGCGGCAGATGTACGAGCCGTTCCTGTCAGCGGTCCTGGAGTCCGGAGCAGCCGGGCTGGTGCTGTCCGGCGAGCGGAGCGAGGGACAGCTCTTCACGGGTGCGTACCCGGGCGACTACCCGCCCGGCCGGGGCTTGTTCGTACGACGGGGCGACGGGCCGCAGCTCATGCACACCGCGCTGGCGGACGCAGTCACGGACAACACGATCAGCAACGCAGGAGGAGCGATATGA
- a CDS encoding MinD/ParA family ATP-binding protein: MTDPDWQRDMLRRISAEQQPAEEPAGPDDTPPASPPGQPVAPAHQPQPQQPPSYPPPVYEQQPPYQQQHPAYQQNQPRADWGRAAGDSGESVFDRFRRVASEAAYLIGGSGKLQHDVDLIATCRRPIAITRRVGVTSPVVNGGTSTVTALLSTTLAAQRADRVVAVDVDPGGAELSRRLELTRGSGAIEGATLVRSDPTVPALRSTLAAAQSQGARDVGLAVVDCPGSMFDEIATEMANTGHCTVLVVPSVPHVASYCLQQLDQLAPAGQDVLLNRGVVVITVVDSSTADTARWLGDAFRQRGLDPVLVPYDPHIAGAWPLHSSELETETRRAVLELAARVVGIVTQAAS, from the coding sequence ATGACTGATCCTGACTGGCAGCGCGACATGCTGCGCCGGATCTCGGCGGAGCAGCAGCCCGCGGAAGAACCGGCCGGCCCCGACGACACGCCGCCCGCGTCGCCCCCTGGGCAACCGGTAGCACCTGCGCACCAGCCCCAGCCACAGCAGCCACCTTCGTACCCGCCGCCGGTGTACGAGCAGCAGCCGCCGTACCAGCAGCAGCATCCGGCGTACCAGCAGAATCAGCCGCGTGCGGATTGGGGACGGGCTGCAGGGGACAGTGGGGAGTCGGTGTTCGACAGGTTTCGGCGGGTTGCGTCCGAGGCGGCGTACCTGATCGGCGGATCCGGCAAGTTGCAGCATGACGTGGACCTGATCGCCACCTGCCGCCGTCCGATCGCGATCACCCGCCGCGTCGGTGTGACGAGTCCGGTGGTGAACGGCGGTACGTCGACGGTGACGGCGCTGCTGTCGACGACGCTGGCGGCCCAGCGCGCGGACCGGGTGGTCGCGGTCGACGTCGACCCGGGCGGCGCCGAGTTGTCGCGACGGCTCGAGCTGACCCGCGGATCCGGTGCGATCGAGGGTGCGACTCTGGTCCGCAGCGACCCGACGGTGCCGGCGCTCCGGTCGACTCTAGCCGCCGCACAGAGTCAGGGTGCGCGCGATGTCGGGCTCGCCGTCGTGGACTGCCCGGGGAGCATGTTCGACGAGATCGCCACCGAGATGGCGAACACCGGACACTGCACGGTCCTCGTCGTGCCGTCGGTCCCGCACGTCGCGAGCTACTGCCTGCAGCAGCTCGATCAGCTGGCGCCCGCCGGACAGGACGTACTGCTCAACCGCGGCGTCGTCGTGATCACGGTGGTCGACAGCTCCACTGCCGACACGGCCCGTTGGCTCGGCGACGCGTTTCGGCAGCGCGGACTGGATCCGGTGCTGGTGCCGTACGACCCGCACATCGCGGGCGCCTGGCCGCTGCACTCGAGCGAACTCGAGACCGAGACGCGGCGCGCGGTCCTGGAACTCGCCGCCCGCGTCGTCGGGATCGTGACGCAGGCTGCCAGCTGA
- a CDS encoding EsaB/YukD family protein: MSTYSRVTVIGQRKRLDAVLPADQPLGVLLPELLRMLDEPMQQTPQRRFLTTANGALVSPEGTLASAQIIDGAVLRLAAEGEVPPTPTVYDVTEEAVEDLERRGATFTPKHRRILAGAGLGFSIIAGALSVLVIAPHAVTAAALLLVAAICAFVGIAIGRAGHKFVAVPLVTVATVVVALAIGFWALDAGWELGLVFTVGALCLSFGPMLYAVAGLVGGGVVAGATSVLFVAVWMIGIGTGLAADRVGALAALLAVVLLGILPRMALALSGLPGLDDKRAAGHEIMRTDVQSALNAAHLGLALATVPIAVSSAVAGIMLLRYGSGWAVGLALVLAFLLASRSRLYPLASEVAVLFAAAFTIVSGCVLIAAANGQGGALIALGLLVLVAMFCAFGLSFAPPEHVRARLTQQLDYLEVGVIIVTVPLALGVFGVYATLLDKF, from the coding sequence ATGAGTACCTACAGCCGGGTCACGGTGATCGGTCAGCGCAAGCGCCTGGATGCGGTGCTTCCCGCCGACCAGCCGCTCGGCGTACTGCTTCCGGAGCTGCTGCGGATGCTGGACGAGCCGATGCAGCAGACTCCGCAACGCCGCTTCCTGACCACCGCCAACGGTGCGCTCGTGTCACCGGAGGGAACGCTCGCGTCCGCACAGATCATCGACGGCGCTGTACTGCGGCTCGCCGCCGAGGGGGAGGTGCCACCGACGCCGACCGTGTACGACGTCACCGAGGAAGCGGTCGAGGACCTCGAACGCCGTGGCGCGACGTTCACACCGAAGCACCGGCGGATCCTCGCCGGAGCGGGGCTGGGGTTCTCGATCATCGCCGGTGCGCTCTCGGTCCTGGTGATCGCCCCGCATGCGGTGACCGCGGCGGCGCTGCTCCTGGTCGCCGCGATCTGTGCGTTCGTCGGTATCGCGATCGGCCGGGCCGGCCACAAGTTCGTCGCGGTCCCGTTGGTCACGGTCGCGACGGTCGTCGTCGCACTCGCAATCGGTTTCTGGGCACTGGACGCGGGCTGGGAGCTCGGTCTGGTGTTCACGGTCGGCGCGCTCTGCTTGTCGTTCGGCCCGATGCTCTACGCGGTCGCGGGGCTCGTCGGTGGCGGCGTGGTCGCTGGTGCGACGTCGGTGCTCTTCGTCGCTGTCTGGATGATCGGTATCGGCACCGGGCTGGCCGCGGACCGGGTCGGCGCGCTCGCGGCGTTGCTGGCGGTCGTACTGCTGGGCATCTTGCCGCGGATGGCGCTCGCGCTGTCCGGGCTGCCGGGCCTGGACGACAAGCGTGCTGCCGGGCACGAGATCATGCGGACCGATGTGCAGAGTGCGCTCAACGCGGCGCATCTGGGTCTGGCACTCGCCACCGTGCCGATCGCTGTGTCCTCGGCGGTCGCCGGCATCATGCTGCTGCGGTACGGCTCTGGCTGGGCGGTCGGGCTGGCCCTGGTCCTGGCGTTCCTGCTCGCGTCGCGGTCGCGGCTGTACCCGTTGGCGAGCGAAGTCGCCGTCCTGTTCGCGGCGGCGTTCACGATCGTGTCGGGATGCGTTCTGATCGCCGCGGCCAACGGTCAGGGCGGTGCGCTGATCGCACTCGGGCTGCTGGTGCTCGTGGCGATGTTCTGCGCCTTCGGTCTCAGTTTCGCACCGCCGGAGCATGTTCGCGCGCGGCTCACCCAACAGCTCGACTATCTTGAGGTCGGGGTGATCATCGTGACGGTCCCCCTGGCGCTGGGAGTGTTCGGCGTCTACGCCACCTTGCTGGACAAGTTCTGA